From the Hyphomicrobiaceae bacterium genome, the window AGTTTTTGTTGACGTTATTTCTCTGCACCGCAACCTCGAGGTTGCGGCTTGGCGCTTCGATTTACTTGATCAGGAATCCTGGCGGTGTCGGCTTGCCGTCGTCATACTTCGACAGCCAATCGACAGTGGTCTGGTGGTAGCGGGTCAATCCCTTGTAATCGATGAGCTCAGGCGGCAGCGACTTCAGCACGCGATGGAAGCGGCGCGCCCAATCCGGATTGGTAACAAGCTCGCTCATCTTCAGAAGATAAGCCCGGATCGAAAACACGAGGGCATTCGAACGGGGCAATCGCCACAAAGCCTGCAACTCCACGCGCAGGTGCACCTTGTCTCCGACATTCTCAGGCGTGACCGATGCCCGGTCTATGCCCCAGGTGTTATAGTTTTCGGGGCTGGTATCGAGACGCGGATTGATCGTCATCGTCCAGTTGAGACGACGGACCGGACGGCCGCGCTGCAGGTTTAAGAGGAACTTCAACGCGCGATCGAACACTCCGACCTCGTGGGCCAACGGGACCGGACCGTGCCACTCCATGAAGTTCATGCCGATGTCGAAATCCAGCGACCAGTCGGCCTGCGAGGTCGCGATGCCCGCGTCCATCCAAAGATTATTGTCGCGTTGGTCGAGGATAGCAAAATCGCCCTGGCATTGCCGCGTTATGTATTCCATCGGCTCGTAAGGCAGCGTCGATTCATCACCGAAACGGAAACGCTGATCGATGCCGAGCGGACGATTGATCCAATGCCAATCGTCACCATTGCGCTCCAATGTGAAGTGCTCTGGGTATGCATCAGCCATGGACGTCATGAGCAGTTCGAGCGTGTCCCACTGCGCAGCCATCATGTGAGGCAACGCTTGGCAGCGCAGCGGATCTTCCGCCAGAACGATCGCGCGGTCGCGCATATCCGAAACGTAATGCTCGTCCACATCGATCGGAAACTCGTAAACCGATCCCTTGGCACCGGCCGTTACATGCGGCTCCATGTTCACGGAGTACATGTACTTGTCTTCCCAGAACGGGAAGGGGAAACGCGCAATGCCTTCAGGGCTATTGGCAAACGTGTAGTCGTCGCGAAACGTCTCGTTCTTGAATACCTTATTCATGGCCTTGAACCTTCCTTGAGCGCGTAGCCAATCACAGATCAAGCGTCAGGCAACCGCCGTTGACGCGCGACACGCAGATTGCAATCTGCTTCCCTTCTTTCTTTTCTTCGTCCGTAAGGTAGTGGTCGTTGTGCAGTAGCTCGGTGGTGCAATCGACCACCCGCGTCACACACTGCCCACACGCACCGCCGCGGCAGAGATACGGCGCATCCACTCCAGCTTGTTCCAAAGCCTCTAGAGCGCTTTGATGATCACCAACTTCAATGGTCTGGCCTGTGCTCTGCACCGTGATCTCGAATGGCTTGCCTGGAGGGGGAGCGCTGAAGTGCTCGAAATGCGTATTCTCCACGGGCCAGCCTTCGTGTTTTGCAACATCGAGCGCCCAGTCGATCATGCGTTGGGGGCCGCAAACGTAGAGATGCGTCCCGAGCGGTTGATTGTTCAGAATCTCCGCAAGCGGGATGCGCTCGCCGCGATTGGATCTGTAAACATGAACGCCGTGATTGGCCTCTTCAGAAAGCTCCTTGCAGAACGCGCCAGCCTCATCTGACCGCACCGCATAATGCAACTCACAGGCCGCCTTTTCTTTCTTACAGAAGTCCAGCATAGCGAGCATCGGTGTGATGCCGATCCCGCCGGCAACAAATAT encodes:
- a CDS encoding DUF3445 domain-containing protein; its protein translation is MNKVFKNETFRDDYTFANSPEGIARFPFPFWEDKYMYSVNMEPHVTAGAKGSVYEFPIDVDEHYVSDMRDRAIVLAEDPLRCQALPHMMAAQWDTLELLMTSMADAYPEHFTLERNGDDWHWINRPLGIDQRFRFGDESTLPYEPMEYITRQCQGDFAILDQRDNNLWMDAGIATSQADWSLDFDIGMNFMEWHGPVPLAHEVGVFDRALKFLLNLQRGRPVRRLNWTMTINPRLDTSPENYNTWGIDRASVTPENVGDKVHLRVELQALWRLPRSNALVFSIRAYLLKMSELVTNPDWARRFHRVLKSLPPELIDYKGLTRYHQTTVDWLSKYDDGKPTPPGFLIK
- a CDS encoding PDR/VanB family oxidoreductase; this translates as MSRAQQNVRVARVDTVAEDIKRFELVSMNDEPLPIFSAGSHIIVTMREGEHVWRNPYSIMGATNDNRGYVISVQRSRESRGGSVYMHTKVEVGTKLEISEPVNLFALAHKARKHIFVAGGIGITPMLAMLDFCKKEKAACELHYAVRSDEAGAFCKELSEEANHGVHVYRSNRGERIPLAEILNNQPLGTHLYVCGPQRMIDWALDVAKHEGWPVENTHFEHFSAPPPGKPFEITVQSTGQTIEVGDHQSALEALEQAGVDAPYLCRGGACGQCVTRVVDCTTELLHNDHYLTDEEKKEGKQIAICVSRVNGGCLTLDL